In Solanum pennellii chromosome 7, SPENNV200, the following are encoded in one genomic region:
- the LOC107026428 gene encoding UPF0057 membrane protein At4g30660-like yields the protein MEITCALVCEILLAILLPPLGVCLRNGCCTVEFLICLVLTILGYVPGIIYALYAILFVEREPRRDHYDTLA from the exons ATGGAGATAACATGTGCACTTGTCTGTGAGATCTTACTAGCAATCTTGCTTCCTCCTCTTGGTGTTTGCCTTCGCAATGGTTGCTGCACT GTGGAGTTCTTGATTTGCTTGGTATTGACCATATTGGGCTATGTTCCTGGAATTATCTATGCTCTCTATGCAATCCTCTTTGTTGAACGTGAACCACGAAGGGATCATTATGACACTCTTGCTTGA
- the LOC107026059 gene encoding shikimate O-hydroxycinnamoyltransferase codes for MGSEKMMKINIKESTLVKPSKPTPTKRIWSSNLDLIVGRIHLLTVYFYKPNGSSNFFDNKVIKEALSNVLVSFYPMAGRLGRDEQGRIEVNCNGEGVLFVEAESDSCVDDFGDFTPSLELRKLIPSLETSGDISTFPLVIFQVTRFKCGGVALGGGVFHTLSDGLSSIHFINTWSDIARGLSVAVPPFIDRTLLRARDPPTSSFEHVEYHPPPTLNSSKNREFIGPKSSTTTMLKFSSEQLGLLKSKSKNEGSTYEILAAHIWRCTCKARGLPDDQLTKLHVATDGRSRLCPPLPPGYLGNVVFTATPIAKSCELQSEPLTNSVKRIHNELIKMDDSYLRSALDYLELQPDLSTLIRGPAYFASPNLNINSWTRLPIHECDFGWGRPIHMGPACILYEGTIYIIPSPNSKDRNLRLAVCLDADHMPLFEKYLYEL; via the exons ATGGGAAGtgaaaaaatgatgaaaattaatATCAAAGAATCAACACTAGTGAAACCATCAAAACCAACACCAACAAAGAGAATTTGGAGTTCTAATTTGGATTTAATTGTTGGAAGAATTCATCTTTTGActgtttatttttataaaccAAATggatcttcaaatttttttgataataaagTTATTAAAGAAGCATTAAGTAATGTTTTAGTTTCATTTTATCCAATGGCTGGAAGATTAGGTAGGGATGAACAAGGtagaattgaagttaattgtaATGGTGAAGGTGTTTTATTTGTTGAGGCTGAAAGTGATTCATGTGTTGATGATTTTGGTGATTTTACACCATCTTTGGAACTTAGAAAACTCATTCCAAGTCTTGAAACTTCGGGAGATATCTCAACTTTCCCACTAGTTATATTTCAg gtTACTCGTTTTAAGTGTGGTGGAGTTGCTCTTGGTGGTGGAGTATTCCACACGTTATCCGATGGTCTCTCATCCATCCACTTCATCAACACGTGGTCGGACATCGCCCGTGGCCTCTCCGTGGCAGTCCCGCCGTTCATCGATCGGACGCTCCTCCGTGCAAGGGACCCACCGACATCTTCTTTCGAGCACGTTGAGTACCATCCTCCACCTACCCTAAACTCATCGAAAAATCGCGAGTTCATAGGCCCAAAGTCCAGTACCACGACCATGTTGAAATTCTCGAGTGAACAACTCGGGCTTCTTAAGTCCAAGTCCAAAAACGAGGGTAGCACATATGAAATCCTCGCAGCCCATATTTGGCGATGCACGTGCAAGGCACGTGGATTGCCAGATGATCAATTGACCAAATTACACGTGGCCACCGACGGTAGGTCAAGGCTTTGCCCTCCCTTGCCACCGGGTTACCTAGGAAACGTCGTGTTCACAGCCACCCCAATAGCTAAATCATGCGAACTTCAATCAGAGCCGTTGACAAATTCCGTCAAGAGAATTCACAACGAGTTGATCAAAATGGACGACAGTTACTTAAGATCAGCACTGGATTACCTCGAATTACAACCTGATTTATCAACCCTAATTCGGGGCCCGGCTTACTTTGCTAGCCCTAACCTCAATATTAACAGTTGGACTAGGTTGCCTATCCATGAGTGTGATTTTGGATGGGGTAGGCCAATTCATATGGGACCAGCTTGCATTTTATATGAAGGGACAATTTATATTATACCAAGTCCAAATTCTAAAGATAGGAACTTGCGTTTGGCTGTTTGTCTAGATGCTGATCACATGCcactatttgaaaaatatttatatgaattatga
- the LOC107024018 gene encoding pentatricopeptide repeat-containing protein At4g21065-like isoform X1 encodes MPLTTKSYSQLNNTSTKILNFLNKTSISPSQISQIQAQIIHNNLHFNTTIAHNFISVSKSLGLFNSAYTLYTKLIKKPHIFICNTLIQECSHSEIPFLKQNSISMYVHMHKEGIFPNNYTHPFVLKSLSDLKELKLGKSVHTHVVKWGYVCDIYVQNSLLNLYASCGEIEFCQQVFDEMPERDVVSWTVLIMGYRDCGKFGDALVVFEKMKDSGVAPNRVTMVNALSACANCGALDMGMLIHDEIRRSGWAMDVILGTSLIDMYGKCGKIEHGFWVFQEMKHRNVYTWNAVIRGLALAKSGEEAVRWFFIMEREDVKPDEVTLVAVLCACAYTGMVAQGRELFSWLMNEKYGFPPGVKHYACMVDLLARSGHLEDALSMITDMPMEPTKSVWGGLLAGCRLHGNQELSEFAAWKLIGLAPRNSAYYVVLANLYGAMGRWNDAEKIRALMKDRGLSKDLGSSSVELEDQKDLLELLR; translated from the coding sequence ATGCCATTGACAACAAAATCCTATTCACAACTCAACAATACATCCACAAAAATCCTCAATTTCTTGAACAAAACCTCAATTTCACCTTCTCAAATCTCCCAAATCCAAGCTCAAATCATCCACAACAATCTCCATTTCAACACCACCATAGCTCACAACTTCATCTCTGTTTCCAAATCTTTAGGTCTCTTTAACTCTGCTTACACCCTTTACACTAAACTCATCAAGAAACCCCACATCTTCATCTGCAACACACTGATTCAAGAATGTTCACATTCCGAAATCCCATTCCTCAAACAGAATTCGATTTCTATGTATGTTCATATGCATAAAGAAGGTATTTTTCCGAATAATTACACGCACCCTTTTGTTCTAAAGTCTTTATCTGATCTTAAGGAGCTAAAATTAGGCAAATCTGTACATACCCATGTTGTGAAATGGGGTTATGTTTGTGATATTTATGTGCAGAATTCATTGTTGAATTTGTATGCTTCTTGTGGTGAAATTGAGTTTTGTCAGCAAGTGTTCGATGAAATGCCTGAGAGAGATGTTGTTTCGTGGACGGTTTTGATTATGGGGTATAGAGATTGTGGGAAGTTTGGTGATGCACTTGTTGTGTTTGAGAAAATGAAGGATTCGGGTGTGGCGCCTAATCGGGTGACGATGGTGAATGCATTGTCTGCTTGTGCTAATTGTGGTGCTTTAGATATGGGGATGTTGATACATGATGAAATAAGGAGGAGTGGATGGGCCATGGATGTGATTTTGGGTACTTCTTTGATAGATATGTATGGGAAGTGTGGGAAAATCGAACACGGTTTTTGGGTATTTCAAGAGATGAAACATAGGAATGTGTATACTTGGAATGCTGTGATCAGAGGGTTGGCGTTGGCTAAAAGCGGGGAGGAGGCAGTGCGATGGTTCTTCATTATGGAGCGCGAAGATGTCAAACCTGATGAAGTGACTTTAGTAGCCGTGCTTTGTGCTTGTGCGTATACAGGAATGGTTGCACAGGGAAGAGAACTTTTTTCCTGGTTGATGAATGAGAAGTATGGATTTCCACCTGGTGTGAAACATTACGCGTGTATGGTTGATCTATTAGCGCGTTCAGGACATTTAGAAGACGCGTTAAGCATGATCACAGACATGCCAATGGAACCAACGAAGAGCGTTTGGGGAGGATTGCTTGCTGGCTGCAGGTTACATGGAAATCAAGAACTGAGTGAGTTTGCTGCATGGAAGCTTATAGGATTGGCACCAAGAAACTCGGCCTATTACGTTGTGTTGGCTAACTTATATGGTGCAATGGGAAGGTGGAATGACGCGGAGAAAATTCGAGCTTTGATGAAAGATAGGGGATTATCAAAGGACTTGGGTAGTAGTTCAGTTGAGCTAGAGGATCAAAAGGATCTACTAGAGTTGTTAAGGTGA
- the LOC107024018 gene encoding pentatricopeptide repeat-containing protein At4g02750-like isoform X2: MFICIKKNSLLNLYASCGEIEFCQQVFDEMPERDVVSWTVLIMGYRDCGKFGDALVVFEKMKDSGVAPNRVTMVNALSACANCGALDMGMLIHDEIRRSGWAMDVILGTSLIDMYGKCGKIEHGFWVFQEMKHRNVYTWNAVIRGLALAKSGEEAVRWFFIMEREDVKPDEVTLVAVLCACAYTGMVAQGRELFSWLMNEKYGFPPGVKHYACMVDLLARSGHLEDALSMITDMPMEPTKSVWGGLLAGCRLHGNQELSEFAAWKLIGLAPRNSAYYVVLANLYGAMGRWNDAEKIRALMKDRGLSKDLGSSSVELEDQKDLLELLR, translated from the exons ATGTTCATATGCATAAAGAAG AATTCATTGTTGAATTTGTATGCTTCTTGTGGTGAAATTGAGTTTTGTCAGCAAGTGTTCGATGAAATGCCTGAGAGAGATGTTGTTTCGTGGACGGTTTTGATTATGGGGTATAGAGATTGTGGGAAGTTTGGTGATGCACTTGTTGTGTTTGAGAAAATGAAGGATTCGGGTGTGGCGCCTAATCGGGTGACGATGGTGAATGCATTGTCTGCTTGTGCTAATTGTGGTGCTTTAGATATGGGGATGTTGATACATGATGAAATAAGGAGGAGTGGATGGGCCATGGATGTGATTTTGGGTACTTCTTTGATAGATATGTATGGGAAGTGTGGGAAAATCGAACACGGTTTTTGGGTATTTCAAGAGATGAAACATAGGAATGTGTATACTTGGAATGCTGTGATCAGAGGGTTGGCGTTGGCTAAAAGCGGGGAGGAGGCAGTGCGATGGTTCTTCATTATGGAGCGCGAAGATGTCAAACCTGATGAAGTGACTTTAGTAGCCGTGCTTTGTGCTTGTGCGTATACAGGAATGGTTGCACAGGGAAGAGAACTTTTTTCCTGGTTGATGAATGAGAAGTATGGATTTCCACCTGGTGTGAAACATTACGCGTGTATGGTTGATCTATTAGCGCGTTCAGGACATTTAGAAGACGCGTTAAGCATGATCACAGACATGCCAATGGAACCAACGAAGAGCGTTTGGGGAGGATTGCTTGCTGGCTGCAGGTTACATGGAAATCAAGAACTGAGTGAGTTTGCTGCATGGAAGCTTATAGGATTGGCACCAAGAAACTCGGCCTATTACGTTGTGTTGGCTAACTTATATGGTGCAATGGGAAGGTGGAATGACGCGGAGAAAATTCGAGCTTTGATGAAAGATAGGGGATTATCAAAGGACTTGGGTAGTAGTTCAGTTGAGCTAGAGGATCAAAAGGATCTACTAGAGTTGTTAAGGTGA
- the LOC107024020 gene encoding F-box protein SKIP1-like: protein MAEEEEKSKSVQIHNWAELTQLCLVNILSNLSIEDRWRGAMFVCKSWLQACKDPNLNSVIDLEAQFIESVTESSYWNREFESKIDSMVQSVVIWSDGSLNFVRVRHCSDRSVALIAERSPNLQVLSIQRCPHVTDETISKIASGCPLLRELDISFCYQISHKSIALIGQHCPNLQILRRNLMTQVSPSQQEPFVPREYVDTCPQDGDSEAAAIGKFMAQLVQLELQFSKLTNKGLALISEGCINLEHLDLFGCTNVTSRDIANASSNLKQLKTLKKPTQLCLESQTERYGHWQLYDDRFQTDFFRI, encoded by the exons ATGGCtgaggaagaagagaaaagcAAGTCAGTGCAGATCCATAACTGGGCGGAGTTAACTCAGTTATGCCTAGTGAATATCCTCTCTAATCTCTCCATTGAAGATCGATGGCGAGGTGCCATGTTTGTCTGCAAATCCTGGTTACAAGCTTGTAAGGATCCTAATTTAAACTCGGTAATCGATCTCGAAGCTCAGTTCATCGAATCGGTCACTGAATCGTCGTACTGGAATCGCGAGTTCGAGAGCAAAATCGATTCTATGGTTCAATCTGTTGTAATTTGGAGTGATGGATCTCTGAATTTTGTTAGGGTTAGGCATTGCTCTGATCGATCCGTAGCTTTGATCGCTGAAAG GTCGCCTAATCTTCAAGTTCTCTCAATTCAGAGGTGCCCACATGTAACCGATGAAACAATATCTAAGATAGCTTCTGGTTGCCCGTTGCTTAGGGAACTTGATATCAGCTTCTGCTATCAAATATCTCACAAGTCTATAGCTCTTATAGGACAGCATTGTCCTAATTTGCAAATTCTAAGGCGAAATCTCATGACTCAGGTTAGTCCCTCCCAACAAGAACCCTTTGTCCCGAGGGAGTATGTAGATACCTGTCCTCAAGATGGCGATTCAGAAGCTGCTGCAATAGGGAAATTCATGGCACAACTCGTGCAACTTGAACTACAATTCTCCAAATTGACTAATAAAGGTCTAGCTTTGATATCTGAAGGATGTATAAACCTCGAGCATTTGGATCTCTTTGGGTGTACTAATGTTACTAGCCGGGATATTGCTAATGCCTCGTCGAATCTGAAGCAGTTGAAAACCTTGAAGAAGCCTACTCAACTCTGCTTAGAATCTCAAACAGAGAGGTACGGGCATTGGCAACTGTATGATGATCGTTTCCAGACGGACTTTTTCCGAATTTAA